In Mercurialis annua linkage group LG6, ddMerAnnu1.2, whole genome shotgun sequence, the following are encoded in one genomic region:
- the LOC126686085 gene encoding putative recombination initiation defects 3 isoform X2: MVDIFQYKRFNSQERENSVKRTSCFPPIGYAREESQMPLSRSSTNIIRKWNPASIPDHKCQINEELEHRMTMMETSLNKFGMILDSVQSDVMQISKGTKEVSLEMEAIRQKLVGLDTSLQLMIKGQDDTKVSINGSLISISQQLSKDIFQDKLQQIFLVLSALPHHMEASVLKLQSDLCTTFTKELQASSLNQKTFSQNSPSIMILPAKVSGSHSTPQKKPKLINNLLMPGKACGQSTMPPKIEMGSWNSVKTEKATIAQREIHKEQKRKGCSPIHKEKQCSVIIESDEEIDGVFSCLMDGNQTGIGDYTVDQATVNSERILRKARRRKRKHSNVIIIN; this comes from the exons aTGGTTGATATTTTTCAGTACAAG AGATTTAATTCTCAAGAACGAGAGAACTCTGTGAAAAGGACGTCTTGCTTTCCCCCAATTGGCTATGCTCGTGAAGAAAGTCAAATGCCTCTATCTAGATCTTCTACCAATATAATTCGTAAATGGAATCCCGCATCTATTCCAGATCACAAAT GTCAGATAAATGAAGAACTTGAGCACCGGATGACAATGATGGAAACTTCATTGAACAAGTTTGGCATGATCTTGGATTCTGTTCAAAGTGATGTCATGCAAATTAGCAAAGGAACAAAAGAAGTATCTCTGGAAA TGGAAGCCATACGGCAGAAGTTGGTTGGTCTTGACACCTCACTGCAGTTAATG ATCAAGGGACAGGATGATACCAAAGTTAGCATTAATGGGAGCTTGATATCTATATCTCAACAACTGAGCAAGGATATATTTCAAGACAAACTGCAGCAGATTTTCTTGGTCCTTTCTGCCTTGCCACATCACATGGAAGCCTCTGTATTGAAACTACAAAGCGACCTCTGCACGACCTTTACTAAGGAACTACAGGCat CATCCTTGAACCAGAAAACCTTCAGCCAAAATAGTCCATCCATTATGATACTTCCAGCAAAG GTTAGTGGCTCTCATAGCACGCCGCAGAAGAAGCCAAAGTTGATTAACAA CCTATTGATGCCTGGAAAGGCTTGTGGGCAATCAACAATGCCTCCAAAGATAGAAATGGGAAGTTGGAATTCTGTAAAGACAGAAAAAGCTACAATCGCGCAGAGGGAAATCCACAAGGAGCAAAAGCGCAAAGGATGTTCTCCTATTCACAAG GAGAAACAATGCAGTGTCATCATTGAATCAGATGAGGAGATTGATGGAGTTTTTTCATGCTTGATGGACGGCAACCAAACAG GAATTGGAGACTACACTGTTGATCAAGCAACTGTAAACTCTGAGAGAATTCTAAGAAAAGCAAGGAGGCGAAAGAGAAAACACTCCAAcgttataattattaattga
- the LOC126686085 gene encoding putative recombination initiation defects 3 isoform X1: MKLKMNKACDLSSISVLPQSRRLSAIATGPQTLQHRSQQSQQSFSQGFSSQHGMFSQLSQSSFDEVPINDQRFNSQERENSVKRTSCFPPIGYAREESQMPLSRSSTNIIRKWNPASIPDHKCQINEELEHRMTMMETSLNKFGMILDSVQSDVMQISKGTKEVSLEMEAIRQKLVGLDTSLQLMIKGQDDTKVSINGSLISISQQLSKDIFQDKLQQIFLVLSALPHHMEASVLKLQSDLCTTFTKELQASSLNQKTFSQNSPSIMILPAKVSGSHSTPQKKPKLINNLLMPGKACGQSTMPPKIEMGSWNSVKTEKATIAQREIHKEQKRKGCSPIHKEKQCSVIIESDEEIDGVFSCLMDGNQTGIGDYTVDQATVNSERILRKARRRKRKHSNVIIIN, translated from the exons ATGAAGTTGAAGATGAACAAAGCCTGCGATCTCAGCTCTATTTCTGTCCTTCCTCAGTCCAG GAGATTGAGTGCTATAGCAACTGGACCACAAACATTACAGCATCGATCGCAACAGTCACAGCAATCATTTTCACAGGGGTTTTCATCTCAGCACGGCATGTTCTCTCAGCTCTCTCAAAGCTCTTTTGATGAAGTTCCGATAAATGATCAG AGATTTAATTCTCAAGAACGAGAGAACTCTGTGAAAAGGACGTCTTGCTTTCCCCCAATTGGCTATGCTCGTGAAGAAAGTCAAATGCCTCTATCTAGATCTTCTACCAATATAATTCGTAAATGGAATCCCGCATCTATTCCAGATCACAAAT GTCAGATAAATGAAGAACTTGAGCACCGGATGACAATGATGGAAACTTCATTGAACAAGTTTGGCATGATCTTGGATTCTGTTCAAAGTGATGTCATGCAAATTAGCAAAGGAACAAAAGAAGTATCTCTGGAAA TGGAAGCCATACGGCAGAAGTTGGTTGGTCTTGACACCTCACTGCAGTTAATG ATCAAGGGACAGGATGATACCAAAGTTAGCATTAATGGGAGCTTGATATCTATATCTCAACAACTGAGCAAGGATATATTTCAAGACAAACTGCAGCAGATTTTCTTGGTCCTTTCTGCCTTGCCACATCACATGGAAGCCTCTGTATTGAAACTACAAAGCGACCTCTGCACGACCTTTACTAAGGAACTACAGGCat CATCCTTGAACCAGAAAACCTTCAGCCAAAATAGTCCATCCATTATGATACTTCCAGCAAAG GTTAGTGGCTCTCATAGCACGCCGCAGAAGAAGCCAAAGTTGATTAACAA CCTATTGATGCCTGGAAAGGCTTGTGGGCAATCAACAATGCCTCCAAAGATAGAAATGGGAAGTTGGAATTCTGTAAAGACAGAAAAAGCTACAATCGCGCAGAGGGAAATCCACAAGGAGCAAAAGCGCAAAGGATGTTCTCCTATTCACAAG GAGAAACAATGCAGTGTCATCATTGAATCAGATGAGGAGATTGATGGAGTTTTTTCATGCTTGATGGACGGCAACCAAACAG GAATTGGAGACTACACTGTTGATCAAGCAACTGTAAACTCTGAGAGAATTCTAAGAAAAGCAAGGAGGCGAAAGAGAAAACACTCCAAcgttataattattaattga
- the LOC126654094 gene encoding U-box domain-containing protein 33-like isoform X2, translating to MAVVSHAVSPVNCPQYRDGGGGATTSSGGNMAAAASSERIEGSGSVSRVIEEKIYVAVGKDFKKNKSLVIWALHNSGGKSICILHVHQPAQMIPLALMGTKFHASSLKEEEVRAYREIERKEMHEMLEDYLVLCRQMGVRSEKLCTEMGSIEKGILELISQHGIRKLVMGAASDKRYSKNMTEIKSKKSTCVRLQAPASCHIWFICKQYLIYTKEATLVESDTEEFRPFSQPASPNVETGQSNHLRSQSITLGQSNQPRLTNPVQDLFRRAHSIMLEGHQHHRAGQMQKVLYLYHLTNWIHCQGVLLRVQFFQHVGSIEDPLYDQLEQAMVEADSSRREAFDAAFRRAKAERDAIDAIRRAKASETLYADESRQRKEIEEALAKEKEELEKKQKERDKIMEEHHTAMEQKNRLESQIADADQMAKELEQKIISAVQLLQNYKKERDELQMERDNALKEAEELRKSRAEASSSQMPRFFSEFSFSEIEEATSNFNQSLKIGEGGYGSIYKGLLRHTQVAIKALHSNSLQGPAEFQQEVDVLSKMRHPNLVTLIGACPEAWTLIYEYLPNGSLEDRLSCRDNSPPLSWQTRIRIATELCSVLIFLHSSKPHSIVHGDLKPANVLLDSKFVSKLSDFGICRLLSQNEGSSNNTTLCCITDPKGTFAYMDPEFLASGELTPKSDVYSFGIILLRLLTGRPALGITKEVQYALDKGNLTNLLDPLAGDWPFVQAEQLARLALRCCEMNRKSRPDLVSDVWRVLEPMKASCGGSSCFRLGAEEHCQPPPYFICPIFQEVMQDPHVAADGFTYEAEALRGWLDSGHENSPMTNVKLTHNHLVPNHALRSAIQEWLQEK from the exons ATGGCAGTAGTGAGTCATGCGGTGAGTCCGGTGAATTGTCCACAATATAGAGACGGCGGAGGAGGAGCTACAACTAGTTCCGGTGGAAATATGGCGGCGGCGGCAAGTAGCGAGAGAATAGAAGGAAGTGGCAGTGTTTCACGTGTAATTGAAGAGAAGATTTACGTTGCTGTAGgcaaagattttaaaaaaaataagtcgCTGGTTATTTGGGCATTGCATAATTCTGGAGGGAAAAGTATTTGTATACTTCATGTTCATCAACCTGCTCAGATGATCCCCTTGGCCTTGA TGGGTACAAAATTTCATGCTAGCTCACTTAAAGAAGAGGAAGTTAGGGCTTATAGGGAGATTGAAAGGAAAGAAATGCATGAAATGCTAGAAGATTACCTTGTCCTTTGCCGGCAAATGGGG GTGCGGTCTGAGAAACTGTGTACTGAAATGGGAAGTATTGAGAAGGGGATTTTGGAACTTATATCTCAACATGGTATCAGAAAGCTTGTCATGGGAGCAGCATCAGACAAGCGCTATTCGAA GAATATGACGGAAATCAAGTCTAAGAAGTCGACTTGTGTGCGCCTGCAAGCACCTGCTTCTTGCCATATCTGGTTTATATGCAAGCAGTACCTTATATACACAAA GGAAGCTACTTTGGTTGAAAGTGATACAGAAGAGTTCAGACCATTTTCACAGCCAGCAAGCCCAAACGTTGAAACTGGACAATCAAATCATTTGAGATCACAGTCTATTACCCTTGGGCAGAGCAATCAACCAAGGCTCACAAATCCAGTTCAAGATTTATTCCGCAGGGCACATTCT ATAATGTTGGAAGGCCATCAACATCACAGAGCAGGCCAGATGCAGAAGGTGCTTTATCTGTATCATCTGACGAATTGGATACATTGTCAAGGAGTACTTCTCAGGGTTCAGTTCTTTCAACAT GTCGGAAGCATAGAGGATCCACTTTATGATCAACTTGAACAGGCAATGGTAGAGGCTGATAGTTCAAGGCGAGAGGCATTCGACGCGGCATTCAGGCGTGCAAAAGCCGAAAGAGACGCCATTGATGCCATACGCAGG GCCAAAGCATCTGAAACTCTATATGCTGATGAGTCGAGACAGAGGAAAGAAATCGAGGAAGCTTTGGCCAAGGAAAAGGAAGAACTTGAAAAGAAGCAGAAGGAGCGAGATAAAATCATGGAAGAACATCATACTGCTATGGAGCAGAAAAACCGGCTGGAGAGCCAAATTGCAGATGCTGATCAGATGGCAAAAGAGTTGGAGCAAAAAATTATTTCTGCCGTCCAACTGTTGCAAAATTACAAGAAAGAACGAGATGAATTGCAGATGGAGCGTGACAATGCACTGAAAGAAGCAGAGGAGCTGCGGAAAAGCCGAGCTGAGGCCTCAAGTTCTCAAATGCCTCGGTTCTTTTCTGAGTTCTCATTCTCAGAGATAGAAGAAGCAACTAGCAACTTTAACCAGTCTCTCAAGATTGGGGAAGGAGGGTATGGTAGCATTTATAAAGGTCTATTGCGTCACACCCAAGTGGCTATAAAGGCCCTGCACTCTAATAGCTTGCAAGGCCCTGCAGAATTTCAACAAGAG GTTGATGTTTTGAGCAAGATGAGACATCCAAATCTTGTCACTCTCATTGGAGCCTGTCCGGAAGCTTGGACTCTTATATACGAATATCTGCCCAATGGTAGCCTTGAAGATCGACTGAGCTGCAGGGATAATTCTCCTCCTTTATCTTGGCAAACTCGCATACGCATCGCCACCGAGCTATGTTCTGTTCTTATCTTCCTGCACTCTAGTAAACCACACAGCATCGTGCATGGTGATTTGAAACCTGCTAATGTCCTCCTTGATTCAAAATTTGTGAGTAAACTAAGCGATTTTGGAATCTGCCGTCTACTTTCTCAAAATGAAGGCTCATCCAACAACACGACATTATGTTGCATAACTGACCCTAAAGGCACTTTCGCATACATGGATCCCGAGTTTCTTGCTTCTGGAGAGCTTACTCCAAAGTCAGATGTTTACTCATTTGGTATTATATTGTTAAGGTTGTTGACCGGAAGACCAGCCTTGGGTATAACAAAGGAGGTCCAATATGCATTAGATAAAGGAAATTTAACAAACCTCTTGGATCCTTTGGCCGGGGACTGGCCCTTTGTGCAGGCAGAACAATTAGCTCGCTTGGCGCTTAGATGCTGTGAGATGAACCGAAAAAGCAGGCCAGATCTTGTATCAGATGTATGGAGGGTGCTTGAACCAATGAAAGCTTCATGTGGAGGCTCATCATGTTTCCGGCTTGGTGCAGAAGAGCATTGCCAGCCACCTCCATATTTTATATGCCCCATTTTCCAG GAAGTAATGCAAGATCCACATGTAGCAGCAGATGGTTTTACATATGAAGCAGAAGCCTTAAGAGGATGGCTGGACAGCGGACACGAGAATTCGCCTATGACAAATGTTAAGCTCACACACAACCATCTTGTACCCAACCATGCACTTCGATCAGCGATTCAGGAGTGGctgcaagaaaaataa
- the LOC126654094 gene encoding U-box domain-containing protein 33-like isoform X1, which translates to MAVVSHAVSPVNCPQYRDGGGGATTSSGGNMAAAASSERIEGSGSVSRVIEEKIYVAVGKDFKKNKSLVIWALHNSGGKSICILHVHQPAQMIPLALMGTKFHASSLKEEEVRAYREIERKEMHEMLEDYLVLCRQMGVRSEKLCTEMGSIEKGILELISQHGIRKLVMGAASDKRYSKNMTEIKSKKSTCVRLQAPASCHIWFICKQYLIYTKEATLVESDTEEFRPFSQPASPNVETGQSNHLRSQSITLGQSNQPRLTNPVQDLFRRAHSVTFGRQGGKVSTFLSSDNVGRPSTSQSRPDAEGALSVSSDELDTLSRSTSQGSVLSTCSSNGTAVLGMAVKNVGRRNGAELSVLHQPKEDLSRSSPPSVLVGSIEDPLYDQLEQAMVEADSSRREAFDAAFRRAKAERDAIDAIRRAKASETLYADESRQRKEIEEALAKEKEELEKKQKERDKIMEEHHTAMEQKNRLESQIADADQMAKELEQKIISAVQLLQNYKKERDELQMERDNALKEAEELRKSRAEASSSQMPRFFSEFSFSEIEEATSNFNQSLKIGEGGYGSIYKGLLRHTQVAIKALHSNSLQGPAEFQQEVDVLSKMRHPNLVTLIGACPEAWTLIYEYLPNGSLEDRLSCRDNSPPLSWQTRIRIATELCSVLIFLHSSKPHSIVHGDLKPANVLLDSKFVSKLSDFGICRLLSQNEGSSNNTTLCCITDPKGTFAYMDPEFLASGELTPKSDVYSFGIILLRLLTGRPALGITKEVQYALDKGNLTNLLDPLAGDWPFVQAEQLARLALRCCEMNRKSRPDLVSDVWRVLEPMKASCGGSSCFRLGAEEHCQPPPYFICPIFQEVMQDPHVAADGFTYEAEALRGWLDSGHENSPMTNVKLTHNHLVPNHALRSAIQEWLQEK; encoded by the exons ATGGCAGTAGTGAGTCATGCGGTGAGTCCGGTGAATTGTCCACAATATAGAGACGGCGGAGGAGGAGCTACAACTAGTTCCGGTGGAAATATGGCGGCGGCGGCAAGTAGCGAGAGAATAGAAGGAAGTGGCAGTGTTTCACGTGTAATTGAAGAGAAGATTTACGTTGCTGTAGgcaaagattttaaaaaaaataagtcgCTGGTTATTTGGGCATTGCATAATTCTGGAGGGAAAAGTATTTGTATACTTCATGTTCATCAACCTGCTCAGATGATCCCCTTGGCCTTGA TGGGTACAAAATTTCATGCTAGCTCACTTAAAGAAGAGGAAGTTAGGGCTTATAGGGAGATTGAAAGGAAAGAAATGCATGAAATGCTAGAAGATTACCTTGTCCTTTGCCGGCAAATGGGG GTGCGGTCTGAGAAACTGTGTACTGAAATGGGAAGTATTGAGAAGGGGATTTTGGAACTTATATCTCAACATGGTATCAGAAAGCTTGTCATGGGAGCAGCATCAGACAAGCGCTATTCGAA GAATATGACGGAAATCAAGTCTAAGAAGTCGACTTGTGTGCGCCTGCAAGCACCTGCTTCTTGCCATATCTGGTTTATATGCAAGCAGTACCTTATATACACAAA GGAAGCTACTTTGGTTGAAAGTGATACAGAAGAGTTCAGACCATTTTCACAGCCAGCAAGCCCAAACGTTGAAACTGGACAATCAAATCATTTGAGATCACAGTCTATTACCCTTGGGCAGAGCAATCAACCAAGGCTCACAAATCCAGTTCAAGATTTATTCCGCAGGGCACATTCTGTGACTTTTGGCCGACAGGGAggaaaagtttcaacttttcttTCTTCAGATAATGTTGGAAGGCCATCAACATCACAGAGCAGGCCAGATGCAGAAGGTGCTTTATCTGTATCATCTGACGAATTGGATACATTGTCAAGGAGTACTTCTCAGGGTTCAGTTCTTTCAACATGTTCTTCCAATGGAACAGCCGTTCTTGGTATGGCTGTTAAGAATGTAGGAAGAAGGAATGGTGCAGAGTTGAGTGTACTGCATCAGCCTAAAGAGGATCTTAGCCGATCTTCGCCCCCCAGTGTATTG GTCGGAAGCATAGAGGATCCACTTTATGATCAACTTGAACAGGCAATGGTAGAGGCTGATAGTTCAAGGCGAGAGGCATTCGACGCGGCATTCAGGCGTGCAAAAGCCGAAAGAGACGCCATTGATGCCATACGCAGG GCCAAAGCATCTGAAACTCTATATGCTGATGAGTCGAGACAGAGGAAAGAAATCGAGGAAGCTTTGGCCAAGGAAAAGGAAGAACTTGAAAAGAAGCAGAAGGAGCGAGATAAAATCATGGAAGAACATCATACTGCTATGGAGCAGAAAAACCGGCTGGAGAGCCAAATTGCAGATGCTGATCAGATGGCAAAAGAGTTGGAGCAAAAAATTATTTCTGCCGTCCAACTGTTGCAAAATTACAAGAAAGAACGAGATGAATTGCAGATGGAGCGTGACAATGCACTGAAAGAAGCAGAGGAGCTGCGGAAAAGCCGAGCTGAGGCCTCAAGTTCTCAAATGCCTCGGTTCTTTTCTGAGTTCTCATTCTCAGAGATAGAAGAAGCAACTAGCAACTTTAACCAGTCTCTCAAGATTGGGGAAGGAGGGTATGGTAGCATTTATAAAGGTCTATTGCGTCACACCCAAGTGGCTATAAAGGCCCTGCACTCTAATAGCTTGCAAGGCCCTGCAGAATTTCAACAAGAG GTTGATGTTTTGAGCAAGATGAGACATCCAAATCTTGTCACTCTCATTGGAGCCTGTCCGGAAGCTTGGACTCTTATATACGAATATCTGCCCAATGGTAGCCTTGAAGATCGACTGAGCTGCAGGGATAATTCTCCTCCTTTATCTTGGCAAACTCGCATACGCATCGCCACCGAGCTATGTTCTGTTCTTATCTTCCTGCACTCTAGTAAACCACACAGCATCGTGCATGGTGATTTGAAACCTGCTAATGTCCTCCTTGATTCAAAATTTGTGAGTAAACTAAGCGATTTTGGAATCTGCCGTCTACTTTCTCAAAATGAAGGCTCATCCAACAACACGACATTATGTTGCATAACTGACCCTAAAGGCACTTTCGCATACATGGATCCCGAGTTTCTTGCTTCTGGAGAGCTTACTCCAAAGTCAGATGTTTACTCATTTGGTATTATATTGTTAAGGTTGTTGACCGGAAGACCAGCCTTGGGTATAACAAAGGAGGTCCAATATGCATTAGATAAAGGAAATTTAACAAACCTCTTGGATCCTTTGGCCGGGGACTGGCCCTTTGTGCAGGCAGAACAATTAGCTCGCTTGGCGCTTAGATGCTGTGAGATGAACCGAAAAAGCAGGCCAGATCTTGTATCAGATGTATGGAGGGTGCTTGAACCAATGAAAGCTTCATGTGGAGGCTCATCATGTTTCCGGCTTGGTGCAGAAGAGCATTGCCAGCCACCTCCATATTTTATATGCCCCATTTTCCAG GAAGTAATGCAAGATCCACATGTAGCAGCAGATGGTTTTACATATGAAGCAGAAGCCTTAAGAGGATGGCTGGACAGCGGACACGAGAATTCGCCTATGACAAATGTTAAGCTCACACACAACCATCTTGTACCCAACCATGCACTTCGATCAGCGATTCAGGAGTGGctgcaagaaaaataa